From a single Fusobacterium ulcerans ATCC 49185 genomic region:
- a CDS encoding carboxypeptidase-like regulatory domain-containing protein has translation MLKLTSFFLLLLLTITSFSREIYIKFNTLKGNIKYYKPGDKEIRSIDFFNGEIKFSLKDDKYIFLFTSPEFAPIEKNIDTKKENNFSIKFSKADTVLITGTVQADNMNIGGTEISFVNSKNKSYTVTTDFLGKFTAYIPKGDYRIKTNRFGYSLDKKNALVYEFTSTGKPYNIIINLHEISSFIEGRVIDEKGNPIANTDITVKNGTETSKITSDEFGKFRKRVDAGIVTLICKKDGFIQNGLIRKIDRQSSITNLEIVLNKSKFNVEGVVTDGVKALVNIPVTIHDEDINKISTVLSNENGYYEFNGIEGDKDVFISVSDPNYKRFKTPLFRLDKNITDNNLILEKN, from the coding sequence ATGCTGAAACTAACATCTTTTTTTCTTTTACTTCTTTTAACAATTACTTCTTTTTCTAGAGAAATCTATATAAAATTTAATACACTAAAGGGTAATATAAAATATTACAAACCTGGAGATAAGGAAATCAGAAGTATCGATTTTTTTAATGGAGAAATTAAATTTTCTTTAAAAGATGATAAATATATATTTCTTTTTACTTCTCCAGAATTTGCTCCTATTGAAAAGAATATTGATACCAAAAAAGAAAATAATTTTTCTATAAAATTTTCAAAAGCTGACACTGTTTTAATAACTGGAACTGTTCAAGCTGATAATATGAATATTGGTGGAACTGAAATCTCTTTTGTAAACAGTAAAAATAAAAGTTATACTGTTACAACTGATTTTCTAGGAAAATTTACTGCTTATATTCCTAAAGGAGATTATAGAATAAAAACAAATAGATTTGGTTATTCTTTAGATAAGAAGAATGCTCTTGTTTATGAATTTACTTCAACAGGAAAACCTTATAATATCATTATAAATCTTCATGAAATTTCAAGTTTTATTGAAGGAAGAGTTATTGATGAGAAAGGAAACCCAATAGCTAATACTGATATAACTGTGAAGAATGGTACTGAAACCTCTAAAATAACAAGTGATGAGTTTGGAAAATTCAGAAAAAGAGTAGATGCTGGAATAGTTACCCTTATATGTAAAAAAGATGGTTTTATTCAAAATGGGCTTATAAGAAAAATAGACAGACAATCATCTATTACTAACTTGGAAATTGTATTAAATAAATCTAAATTTAATGTTGAAGGAGTTGTAACTGATGGGGTAAAAGCTCTTGTAAATATTCCTGTCACTATACATGATGAAGATATTAATAAAATTTCCACTGTTCTTTCCAATGAAAATGGATATTATGAATTCAATGGTATTGAAGGCGATAAAGATGTATTTATTTCTGTGTCAGATCCTAATTATAAAAGATTTAAAACTCCATTATTTAGACTTGATAAAAATATAACAGATAATAACTTGATTCTGGAGAAAAATTAA
- the leuS gene encoding leucine--tRNA ligase translates to MREYDFKEVEAKWQKKWADGNIFRTENSVFGKENYYVLEMLPYPSGKLHVGHARNYTIGDVISRYKRMKGYNVLHPMGWDSFGLPAENAAIQNGAHPAVWTKSNIENMKRQLKMLGFSYDWEREIASYTPEYYRWNQWIFKRLYEKGLIYKKKSLVNWCPDCNTVLANEQVEDGKCWRHSKTSVIQKELEQWFFKITDYADELLEGHKEIKDGWPEKVLTMQKNWIGKSYGTEIVFTVEETGEKLPMFTTRIDTIYGVSYCVVAPEHPIVSEILKTNTEIKAAVQEMKNTDLIERSAEGREKRGVFTGWHVINPVTKEKVQLWVADYVLMNYGTGAVMAVPCHDERDFAFAKKYNLPLKVVINPIDKESKKEVVLEADKMTEAFTEMGIMTNSGEFNGIPSKKALTDIAIFVEEKGYGTRTVKYRLKDWGVSRQRYWGTPIPALYCEKCGTVMEKDENLPVKLPEDVSFSGTGNPLETSESFKHAVCPICGGPARRDTDTMDTFVDSSWYFLRYCDPKNIELPFDKNIVDGWFPVDQYIGGIEHAVMHLLYARFFHKVLRDMGLLSSNEPFKRLLTQGMVLGASYYSNNENRFLYIEEVEIKGEKAYSKVTGEELISKIEKMSKSKNNGVDPEEMVEKYGADTTRLFIMFAAPPEKELEWNENGLAGAYRFLTKIWRMVMEHKENMEFGEINLNAVSREDKALIIKLNQTIKKVTESIENDYHFNTSIAATMELINETQDFKTNIIEAGKSTSESRKIFGEVARNIILMLSPFTPHFCDDLWEEMGNKGYLFNEAWPTYKEELTISSDVVIAVQVNGKVRGTVEVERGTSKEVVEKLALEIENVKKHMEGKTLAKVIVVPEKIVNIVVK, encoded by the coding sequence TTGAGAGAATATGATTTTAAAGAAGTAGAAGCTAAGTGGCAAAAAAAATGGGCAGATGGAAATATTTTCAGAACGGAGAATAGTGTTTTTGGAAAAGAAAATTATTATGTGCTCGAGATGCTGCCTTATCCTTCTGGAAAACTTCATGTGGGACATGCCAGAAACTATACTATTGGAGATGTTATATCTAGATATAAAAGAATGAAGGGATACAATGTACTTCACCCTATGGGATGGGATTCTTTTGGATTACCAGCAGAAAATGCTGCTATTCAAAATGGAGCACATCCAGCAGTATGGACTAAATCTAACATTGAAAATATGAAAAGACAGCTGAAAATGCTTGGTTTCTCATATGATTGGGAAAGAGAAATAGCTTCGTACACACCTGAATACTATAGATGGAATCAATGGATATTCAAAAGATTATATGAAAAAGGGTTAATTTATAAGAAAAAATCCCTTGTTAACTGGTGCCCAGATTGTAATACTGTTTTAGCAAATGAACAAGTTGAAGATGGAAAATGTTGGAGACACAGCAAAACTTCTGTTATTCAAAAGGAATTGGAACAATGGTTTTTTAAGATAACAGACTATGCAGATGAATTATTAGAAGGACATAAAGAAATAAAAGATGGATGGCCTGAAAAAGTTCTTACAATGCAAAAAAACTGGATTGGAAAATCTTATGGAACTGAGATAGTATTCACAGTAGAAGAAACAGGTGAGAAACTTCCAATGTTTACAACTAGAATAGATACTATATATGGAGTGTCTTATTGTGTAGTAGCACCTGAACATCCAATTGTTTCTGAAATATTAAAAACAAATACAGAAATAAAAGCAGCAGTACAAGAGATGAAGAATACTGATTTAATAGAAAGATCAGCAGAAGGAAGAGAAAAAAGAGGGGTATTTACAGGATGGCATGTAATCAACCCTGTGACAAAAGAGAAAGTGCAATTATGGGTAGCTGACTATGTTCTTATGAACTATGGGACAGGAGCAGTTATGGCAGTTCCTTGTCATGATGAAAGAGACTTTGCTTTTGCTAAAAAATATAATCTTCCATTAAAAGTGGTAATAAATCCTATAGATAAAGAAAGTAAAAAAGAAGTAGTTTTAGAAGCAGATAAAATGACAGAAGCATTTACAGAGATGGGAATAATGACAAATTCAGGAGAATTTAATGGAATTCCTTCTAAGAAAGCTCTTACTGATATAGCTATATTTGTAGAAGAAAAAGGATATGGAACAAGAACTGTAAAATACAGATTAAAAGACTGGGGAGTATCTAGACAAAGATATTGGGGAACACCTATTCCAGCATTATACTGTGAAAAATGTGGAACTGTTATGGAAAAAGATGAAAATCTTCCTGTAAAACTTCCAGAAGATGTTTCATTCTCAGGAACAGGAAATCCACTTGAAACTTCTGAAAGTTTTAAACATGCAGTATGTCCAATATGTGGTGGACCAGCAAGAAGAGATACTGATACAATGGATACCTTTGTAGATTCGTCTTGGTATTTCTTAAGATATTGTGATCCTAAAAATATAGAATTACCATTTGATAAAAATATTGTAGATGGATGGTTCCCTGTAGATCAATATATAGGAGGAATAGAACATGCAGTAATGCACTTGCTTTATGCAAGATTCTTCCATAAAGTATTGAGAGATATGGGATTACTTTCATCAAATGAACCATTTAAAAGACTTTTAACACAGGGAATGGTATTAGGAGCTTCTTACTATTCAAATAATGAAAATAGATTCCTTTATATAGAAGAAGTAGAAATAAAGGGGGAAAAGGCATATTCTAAAGTAACTGGAGAAGAACTTATCAGTAAAATAGAGAAAATGTCTAAATCGAAAAATAATGGAGTAGACCCAGAGGAAATGGTAGAAAAATATGGGGCAGACACTACTAGATTATTTATAATGTTTGCTGCACCGCCTGAAAAAGAGCTTGAATGGAATGAAAATGGTTTGGCAGGAGCATACAGATTCCTTACTAAAATCTGGAGAATGGTAATGGAACACAAAGAAAATATGGAATTTGGGGAAATAAATCTTAATGCTGTAAGCAGAGAGGATAAAGCTCTTATTATTAAATTAAATCAAACTATAAAAAAAGTAACTGAATCTATAGAAAATGATTATCACTTCAATACTTCTATAGCAGCTACTATGGAACTTATTAATGAAACTCAAGACTTTAAAACAAATATAATAGAGGCAGGAAAATCAACTTCTGAATCTAGAAAAATATTTGGAGAAGTAGCAAGAAATATAATATTAATGCTTTCTCCTTTTACTCCTCATTTCTGTGATGATTTATGGGAAGAAATGGGAAATAAAGGATACCTTTTCAATGAAGCGTGGCCTACTTATAAAGAAGAACTTACAATATCTTCAGATGTTGTTATAGCTGTACAAGTAAATGGAAAAGTAAGAGGAACTGTAGAGGTAGAAAGAGGAACTTCTAAGGAAGTTGTTGAAAAATTAGCTTTAGAAATAGAAAATGTTAAAAAACATATGGAAGGAAAAACTTTAGCAAAAGTTATAGTTGTTCCTGAAAAAATAGTTAATATAGTAGTAAAATAA
- a CDS encoding sigma-70 family RNA polymerase sigma factor codes for MAIELVNEDVIKQAQLGDQESINIILKEYKNLIYLNVRNYFIIGAEQDDLLQEGTIGLLKALKAYQKGKSSFKTFAMICIRRQILTAVKASNTQKNTALNLASGNYIECDGGKEIEYNKGLKSYVNYDPEEIFLTKEKLNNFRAFINENFSSFEKEVFNYMIKGYSYREIADEMNKSLKTIDNSFQRIKRKSELWINSYQEKHG; via the coding sequence ATGGCTATCGAGTTGGTAAATGAAGATGTGATAAAACAAGCTCAGCTGGGCGATCAGGAATCTATTAATATAATATTGAAAGAATATAAAAATCTTATATATCTCAATGTAAGAAACTATTTTATAATAGGAGCAGAGCAGGATGACCTTTTACAAGAAGGGACTATTGGACTGCTTAAAGCATTGAAAGCTTATCAAAAAGGAAAATCTTCATTCAAAACTTTTGCAATGATCTGCATAAGAAGGCAGATATTAACAGCAGTGAAGGCGTCAAATACACAAAAAAATACAGCCCTTAATCTTGCATCAGGAAATTATATAGAGTGTGATGGAGGAAAAGAAATAGAATATAATAAGGGACTGAAGTCATATGTAAATTACGATCCTGAGGAAATATTTCTTACTAAAGAGAAACTTAATAATTTTAGAGCTTTTATTAATGAAAACTTCAGTTCTTTTGAAAAAGAGGTTTTTAATTATATGATAAAAGGATATTCTTATAGAGAAATAGCTGATGAAATGAATAAAAGCTTGAAGACAATAGATAATAGTTTTCAAAGAATAAAAAGAAAAAGCGAACTGTGGATAAATAGTTATCAGGAAAAACATGGATAA
- the rpmG gene encoding 50S ribosomal protein L33 — protein MRVNIQLECTECKRRNYSTSKNKKNTTERLEINKYCKWDKKVTLHKETKK, from the coding sequence TTGAGAGTAAATATTCAATTAGAATGTACAGAGTGCAAAAGAAGAAACTATAGTACATCAAAAAATAAAAAGAACACTACTGAAAGATTAGAAATTAATAAATACTGTAAGTGGGACAAAAAAGTTACTTTACACAAAGAAACTAAAAAATAG
- the murA gene encoding UDP-N-acetylglucosamine 1-carboxyvinyltransferase, with protein sequence MVEAFRVTGGKEISGILEVEGSKNAALPIMIATLIEKGTYILRNVPNLMDIRTLVKLLESLGLEIEKLDEHSYKIVNNGLTNLVAGYELVKKMRASFLVMGAMLAHERKARVSLPGGCAIGARPVDLHLKGFESLGVKLTIDHGYVDAEAEELKGGIIILDFPSVGATENIIMAAVKAKGKTILENAAREPEIEDLCYFLNDMGAKINGIGTSRLEIEGVEKLFPCEHTIIPDRIVAGTFIIASVMFDGKIEVKGVVKEHIGSFLLKLEEMGVKFDIEGDKLRVLSKLSDLKPVKVTTMPHPGFATDLQSPIMTLMSLANGTSEIKETIFENRFMHVPELNRMGAKIDINNSSATITGVGNFSSAEVMASDLRAGASLILAALKADGVSVINRIYHVDRGYENLDLKLKKIGADIERIKAEI encoded by the coding sequence ATGGTAGAAGCGTTCAGAGTAACAGGAGGAAAGGAAATTTCAGGAATATTGGAAGTAGAGGGATCAAAAAATGCAGCTCTTCCTATAATGATTGCAACTCTTATAGAAAAAGGAACATATATTTTGAGAAATGTACCTAATTTAATGGATATAAGAACATTAGTGAAATTATTAGAGAGTCTTGGGTTGGAAATAGAAAAACTAGATGAACATTCATATAAAATTGTAAATAATGGACTTACAAATTTAGTAGCAGGATATGAGCTTGTAAAGAAAATGAGAGCTTCTTTTTTAGTGATGGGAGCTATGCTTGCACATGAAAGAAAAGCAAGAGTTTCTCTTCCAGGAGGATGTGCTATTGGAGCCAGACCTGTAGATCTTCACTTAAAAGGATTTGAATCTCTTGGAGTAAAACTTACAATAGATCATGGATATGTAGATGCTGAAGCAGAAGAATTAAAAGGTGGAATAATAATTCTTGATTTTCCAAGTGTAGGAGCTACAGAAAACATAATAATGGCTGCAGTAAAAGCTAAAGGAAAAACTATTCTTGAGAATGCAGCAAGAGAACCTGAAATTGAAGATCTTTGTTATTTCTTAAATGATATGGGAGCTAAAATAAATGGAATAGGAACAAGCAGACTAGAAATAGAAGGTGTTGAAAAGTTATTTCCATGTGAACATACAATAATACCAGATAGAATAGTGGCAGGAACATTTATAATTGCCTCTGTAATGTTTGATGGAAAAATAGAGGTAAAGGGTGTAGTTAAAGAACATATAGGAAGTTTTCTTTTAAAATTGGAAGAAATGGGTGTAAAATTTGATATAGAAGGAGATAAATTGAGAGTGCTGTCTAAGCTTTCTGATTTAAAGCCTGTAAAAGTAACTACTATGCCTCATCCTGGATTTGCAACAGATCTTCAATCACCCATAATGACATTAATGTCTTTGGCGAATGGAACAAGTGAAATAAAAGAAACTATCTTTGAAAATAGATTTATGCATGTACCTGAATTAAATAGAATGGGAGCTAAGATAGATATAAACAATAGCTCTGCTACTATAACTGGAGTTGGTAATTTTTCTTCAGCAGAAGTAATGGCAAGTGATTTAAGAGCTGGAGCCAGTTTGATACTTGCAGCATTAAAAGCTGATGGAGTAAGTGTTATAAATAGAATATATCATGTGGATAGAGGGTATGAAAATCTTGATTTGAAACTTAAAAAAATTGGTGCAGACATAGAAAGAATAAAAGCAGAAATATAA
- the secE gene encoding preprotein translocase subunit SecE, translating into MNLFQGIKMEYSKVQWPKKEEIVNSTLWVIVMSLVLSVYLGVFDLIASRLLKVLVSLFGG; encoded by the coding sequence ATGAATCTGTTTCAAGGAATAAAAATGGAATATTCCAAGGTTCAATGGCCTAAGAAAGAAGAGATTGTGAATTCAACTCTTTGGGTAATTGTTATGAGCTTAGTTTTAAGCGTTTATTTGGGAGTTTTTGATTTAATTGCTTCTAGACTGTTGAAAGTATTGGTATCTCTCTTTGGAGGATAA
- a CDS encoding NAD(P)H-dependent oxidoreductase produces MKKLSLLFLVVALSISAFSAEKADGKAGASVTESKKVDMANIDAITSASIVPTAIVKEYVPKGFTDSKNKKALFVIGDPRHNSVTFDMAYTAMKFFEENGIEVTLRDLYAMKWNPVLSYDEFYYQKDGIGTPTKDVAEEQKLVTQADYIIFVYPNWHDSANSIVKGYQERVFAKEFAYTADNNGLRGLLKGKGLFTMMNCGFLGGGRGFIGNGVGISDEKWDSYMKAYKVFDDDLADWWGMDNYGRFMNDRYPKNLSENYSKEIEKLRTDLKTLLQKTFIDKK; encoded by the coding sequence ATGAAAAAATTATCATTATTATTTTTAGTTGTTGCTTTATCTATTTCAGCATTCTCAGCAGAAAAAGCTGATGGTAAAGCTGGAGCTTCTGTCACTGAATCTAAAAAAGTTGATATGGCAAATATTGATGCCATTACTTCTGCATCTATTGTTCCTACTGCAATTGTAAAAGAATATGTTCCAAAGGGATTTACTGATTCAAAAAACAAAAAAGCCTTATTTGTAATAGGTGATCCAAGACATAATAGTGTAACCTTCGATATGGCTTACACTGCTATGAAATTTTTTGAAGAAAATGGAATAGAAGTAACTCTTCGTGACCTTTATGCTATGAAATGGAATCCAGTTCTTTCATATGATGAATTCTATTATCAAAAAGATGGAATAGGAACTCCTACAAAAGATGTAGCTGAAGAACAAAAACTTGTAACTCAGGCTGACTATATTATTTTTGTATATCCTAATTGGCATGATAGTGCTAATTCCATTGTAAAAGGATATCAAGAAAGAGTATTTGCTAAAGAATTTGCTTATACAGCAGATAATAACGGATTACGAGGTTTATTAAAAGGAAAAGGTCTTTTTACTATGATGAATTGTGGATTCCTTGGTGGAGGAAGAGGATTTATTGGAAATGGTGTTGGCATATCTGATGAAAAATGGGATTCATATATGAAAGCTTACAAAGTTTTTGATGATGATCTTGCTGACTGGTGGGGAATGGATAACTATGGAAGATTTATGAATGACAGATATCCAAAAAATCTTTCTGAAAATTATTCTAAAGAAATTGAAAAATTAAGAACTGATCTTAAAACTTTACTTCAAAAAACTTTTATTGATAAAAAATAG
- the nusG gene encoding transcription termination/antitermination protein NusG, producing MEKTLVKKWFMIHTYSGYEKKVKTDLEQKIETLGIGDIVTKVLVPEEETIEEVRGKKKTVARKIFPGYVMLEMVATREESEDGINFRVDSNAWYVVRNTNGVTGFVGVGSDPIPMEDDEVLNIFRVIGYDIPEEEKENKEVVKINFGLGEFVKILGGGFAGHEGKVAEIDMEQKKVKVMIEMFGRMTPVEVDFNSVEKA from the coding sequence ATGGAAAAAACATTAGTGAAAAAATGGTTTATGATTCATACATATTCAGGGTATGAAAAAAAAGTTAAAACTGACCTTGAACAAAAAATAGAAACACTTGGTATAGGAGACATAGTTACAAAAGTACTAGTTCCTGAAGAAGAAACTATTGAAGAGGTTAGAGGGAAAAAGAAAACTGTAGCCAGAAAAATATTTCCAGGATATGTTATGCTAGAAATGGTAGCAACAAGAGAGGAAAGTGAAGATGGAATAAACTTTAGAGTTGATTCTAATGCTTGGTATGTAGTAAGAAACACAAATGGTGTAACAGGATTCGTTGGGGTTGGTTCTGACCCTATTCCTATGGAAGATGATGAAGTTTTAAATATCTTTAGAGTTATTGGTTATGACATTCCAGAGGAAGAAAAAGAGAACAAAGAAGTTGTAAAAATTAACTTTGGACTTGGTGAGTTTGTAAAGATCCTTGGAGGAGGCTTTGCAGGTCATGAAGGAAAAGTAGCAGAAATAGATATGGAACAAAAGAAAGTAAAAGTTATGATCGAAATGTTCGGGAGAATGACTCCTGTAGAGGTAGATTTTAACAGTGTTGAGAAGGCATAG
- the rplK gene encoding 50S ribosomal protein L11: MAKEVIKIIKLQLPAGKANPAPPVGPALGQHGVNIMEFCKAFNAKTQDKAGWVIPVEISVYNDRSFTFILKTPPASDLLKKAAGIQSAAKNSKKEVAGQITTAKLRELAETKMPDLNAGSVEAAMRIIAGSARSMGIKIVD, translated from the coding sequence ATGGCAAAAGAAGTAATTAAGATAATAAAACTACAATTACCAGCAGGTAAAGCTAATCCAGCTCCACCAGTTGGACCAGCATTAGGACAACACGGAGTTAACATTATGGAATTCTGTAAAGCGTTCAATGCAAAAACTCAAGATAAAGCTGGATGGGTAATTCCAGTAGAAATTTCTGTTTATAATGATAGATCTTTCACATTCATACTTAAAACTCCACCTGCATCTGACTTATTAAAGAAAGCAGCAGGAATCCAATCAGCAGCTAAAAACTCTAAAAAAGAAGTTGCTGGACAAATAACAACAGCAAAATTAAGAGAACTTGCAGAAACTAAAATGCCTGATTTAAACGCTGGATCAGTAGAAGCTGCTATGAGAATCATAGCTGGATCAGCAAGATCTATGGGAATCAAAATAGTAGACTAG
- the rplA gene encoding 50S ribosomal protein L1: MAKHRGKKYLEIAKLIETGKLYEVKEALELVLKTNTAKFTETVEVALRLGVDPRHADQQVRGTVVLPHGTGKTVKVLAITSGANVEKALEAGADYAGSDEYIAQIQQGWLDFDLVIATPDMMPKLGRLGKILGTKGLMPNPKSGTVTPDIAGAVSEFKKGKLAFRVDKLGSIHVPIGKADFAPEKIEENFKAFLDQITRLKPASSKGQYLRTVAVSLTMGPGIKMDPALVAKYVG, translated from the coding sequence ATGGCAAAACATAGAGGAAAAAAATACTTAGAAATTGCTAAGTTAATAGAAACTGGAAAGCTTTATGAAGTAAAAGAAGCTTTAGAATTAGTTTTAAAAACAAATACTGCTAAATTTACAGAAACTGTAGAAGTTGCATTAAGACTTGGAGTAGATCCAAGACATGCAGACCAGCAAGTTAGAGGAACAGTTGTTCTTCCACATGGAACTGGAAAAACTGTAAAAGTACTAGCTATTACTTCGGGAGCTAATGTAGAAAAAGCTTTAGAAGCAGGAGCTGACTATGCAGGTTCTGATGAATATATCGCTCAAATTCAACAAGGTTGGTTAGATTTCGATCTAGTTATAGCTACACCTGACATGATGCCTAAACTAGGAAGATTAGGAAAAATATTGGGAACTAAAGGATTAATGCCAAATCCAAAATCAGGAACTGTAACTCCAGATATCGCTGGTGCTGTTTCTGAATTCAAAAAAGGTAAGTTAGCATTCAGAGTAGACAAACTTGGATCAATTCATGTACCAATTGGTAAAGCTGATTTTGCTCCTGAGAAAATTGAAGAAAACTTCAAAGCTTTCTTAGATCAAATCACAAGATTAAAGCCAGCATCTTCTAAAGGACAATACCTAAGAACTGTTGCTGTATCACTAACAATGGGACCAGGAATCAAAATGGACCCTGCATTAGTAGCTAAATATGTTGGATAA
- the rlmB gene encoding 23S rRNA (guanosine(2251)-2'-O)-methyltransferase RlmB — translation MERIIGVNPVIEVLQNKEKNIEKLEMFKGNKDEKLNKIKKLASERNIKIFYTDKKIENSQGVAVYISEYDYYVEFGEFLEKIAPMKKSIVLVLDEIQDPRNFGALIRSAEVFGVKGIIIPERNAVRVNETVVKTSTGAIEHVDIVKVTNISEALLKLKKLDYWVYGAEGEGSKDYSKEKYPDRTALVLGSEGNGIRKKVKENCDVLIKIPMYGKINSLNVSVAGGIILSEIVKSF, via the coding sequence ATGGAGAGAATCATAGGAGTTAATCCTGTAATAGAAGTATTGCAGAACAAAGAAAAAAATATAGAAAAGTTGGAAATGTTTAAAGGGAACAAAGATGAAAAACTCAACAAGATAAAGAAACTTGCATCTGAAAGAAATATTAAAATATTTTATACAGATAAAAAAATAGAAAATTCTCAAGGAGTAGCAGTATATATCAGTGAATATGACTACTATGTAGAATTTGGAGAATTTTTAGAAAAAATAGCTCCAATGAAGAAATCAATTGTCCTTGTTTTAGATGAAATACAAGATCCTAGAAATTTTGGTGCTTTAATAAGAAGTGCAGAAGTTTTTGGAGTAAAAGGAATAATAATTCCAGAAAGAAATGCAGTAAGAGTAAATGAAACAGTAGTTAAAACTTCTACTGGAGCAATAGAACATGTGGATATAGTAAAAGTAACAAATATATCAGAAGCTTTGCTTAAACTGAAAAAATTAGATTACTGGGTATATGGAGCAGAGGGAGAAGGAAGCAAAGATTATTCAAAAGAAAAATATCCAGACAGAACAGCTCTTGTACTTGGAAGTGAAGGAAATGGTATAAGAAAAAAAGTAAAAGAGAACTGTGATGTTTTGATAAAAATACCTATGTATGGAAAGATAAACTCTTTAAATGTATCAGTAGCTGGAGGAATAATTCTTTCTGAAATAGTAAAATCGTTCTAA
- a CDS encoding DUF1694 domain-containing protein, protein MSENVIDKKNSTKINFLKTLSEKSLYLDEFKENVILALTRKQVMSGIIYTEVIEEMKKEGTACIKMRRDVPLKDFNPYIMEAEKAGIQYTLVDALDMKGDIVLVVVSKEAIEDENREVLVEDEEEKFRKAGLSGEYAKHLEEKLCPKHYKLLAEKMPSYKGKFGELSLLDRLLGRTCPICGKEKEKD, encoded by the coding sequence ATGAGTGAGAACGTTATAGATAAAAAAAATAGTACAAAGATTAATTTTTTAAAAACTCTAAGTGAAAAAAGCTTATATCTTGATGAGTTTAAAGAAAATGTAATACTTGCTCTTACAAGAAAACAGGTTATGTCTGGGATAATTTACACTGAAGTTATAGAAGAGATGAAGAAGGAAGGAACAGCTTGTATAAAAATGAGAAGGGATGTTCCTCTTAAAGATTTTAATCCCTATATAATGGAGGCAGAGAAAGCAGGTATTCAGTATACATTGGTGGACGCTTTAGATATGAAGGGAGATATAGTTTTAGTTGTTGTTTCAAAGGAAGCTATAGAAGATGAAAATAGAGAAGTATTAGTGGAAGATGAGGAGGAAAAATTCAGAAAAGCAGGATTGAGTGGGGAGTATGCTAAACATTTAGAAGAAAAATTATGCCCTAAACATTATAAATTGCTTGCTGAAAAGATGCCATCATACAAAGGAAAATTTGGGGAACTTAGTTTATTAGACAGACTATTAGGAAGAACATGTCCTATATGTGGTAAAGAAAAGGAGAAGGATTAA
- a CDS encoding LysE/ArgO family amino acid transporter produces MKFLLQGVTMGLAYVAPIGLQNLFVINTALTQKKSRAFITALIVIFFDVTLALACFFGIGSIMEKSKLLEMGILFIGSFIVVYIGIGLIKAKGSLNSSTDVDIPLIKVLTTACAVTWFNPQAIIDGSMMLGAFRASLPLGDGIKFISGVAFASCMWFIGMTIFITCFSNKITENVLRIINIVCGTVIIFYGIKLFYSFIQMVI; encoded by the coding sequence ATGAAATTTCTATTACAAGGTGTTACAATGGGACTTGCATATGTAGCTCCAATAGGACTGCAAAACTTATTTGTTATAAATACAGCTCTTACTCAAAAGAAAAGCAGAGCATTTATAACAGCACTTATTGTTATATTTTTTGATGTAACTCTTGCATTAGCATGTTTCTTTGGAATAGGAAGCATTATGGAAAAATCAAAACTTTTAGAAATGGGAATACTTTTTATAGGAAGTTTTATTGTTGTCTATATAGGAATAGGTCTTATAAAAGCAAAAGGTTCACTTAATAGTTCCACTGATGTAGATATTCCCTTAATAAAAGTTTTGACTACAGCTTGTGCTGTTACATGGTTTAATCCCCAGGCAATTATAGATGGAAGTATGATGTTAGGAGCATTCAGAGCTTCTCTTCCATTAGGAGATGGAATAAAATTTATATCTGGAGTAGCCTTCGCATCATGTATGTGGTTTATAGGAATGACAATATTTATAACGTGTTTTAGTAATAAAATTACAGAAAATGTACTGAGGATAATAAACATAGTATGTGGAACAGTTATAATATTTTATGGAATAAAATTATTTTATAGTTTTATCCAAATGGTAATTTGA